A single genomic interval of Cyanobacterium sp. T60_A2020_053 harbors:
- a CDS encoding DUF262 domain-containing protein, which yields MLTQQIKTSVTNPTIADIYQNIESGKLRLKPDFQRKFVWTHDHQEQFIDTILKGYPFPEIYVCQGEIDIQKLRTIEYVIDGQQRLTTIKRYIDGDHEKTFKKIRKYQNLTEEEKRKFLSYQMVVRDIGQVDEQDIREVFKRINLTKFKLEDVEIHNAIYDGEFIQTAKNILDNIDLSKFPVFYKSEFTRMADLHFIMLVMSTLEEGGYFSKDKELETYIMQFNDEYKNQSNIKTLLINTFAVIQELKLPKDSIWYRKSNFFTLVVEIAKHKGNIPEDLAEKLTRLEKNIIDNKHENNEFGEYYNYMYAGTNNRTARVRRGEIFNKYIYLQ from the coding sequence ATGTTAACACAACAGATTAAAACATCAGTAACTAATCCAACTATCGCTGATATTTATCAAAATATAGAAAGTGGTAAATTAAGGCTAAAGCCAGATTTTCAACGCAAATTTGTTTGGACTCATGATCATCAAGAGCAATTTATCGATACTATATTAAAAGGGTATCCTTTCCCTGAAATTTATGTTTGTCAAGGAGAAATTGATATTCAAAAATTACGAACTATTGAATATGTAATCGATGGACAACAAAGATTAACAACTATCAAAAGATATATTGATGGTGACCATGAAAAAACCTTTAAAAAAATACGAAAATATCAAAATTTAACAGAAGAAGAAAAACGTAAATTTTTATCTTATCAAATGGTAGTAAGAGATATAGGACAAGTAGATGAACAAGATATTAGAGAAGTATTTAAAAGAATTAATTTAACCAAGTTTAAATTAGAAGATGTAGAAATTCATAATGCTATTTATGATGGTGAATTTATACAAACAGCTAAGAATATTTTAGATAATATTGATTTAAGTAAATTTCCTGTTTTTTATAAATCGGAATTTACACGCATGGCAGACTTACACTTTATTATGTTGGTGATGTCAACTTTAGAAGAAGGAGGTTATTTTTCAAAAGATAAAGAACTCGAAACCTACATTATGCAATTTAATGATGAATATAAAAATCAAAGTAATATAAAAACTCTATTAATCAATACCTTTGCTGTTATTCAAGAGTTAAAACTTCCTAAAGATTCAATTTGGTACCGCAAATCTAATTTTTTTACGTTGGTGGTTGAAATAGCTAAACATAAGGGAAATATACCGGAAGACTTAGCTGAGAAATTGACAAGGTTAGAAAAAAATATTATCGACAATAAACATGAAAATAATGAGTTTGGGGAGTATTATAATTATATGTATGCGGGAACTAATAATAGAACCGCTAGAGTGAGAAGGGGTGAGATTTTTAATAAATATATTTATCTTCAATAG